One part of the Brevundimonas sp. NIBR11 genome encodes these proteins:
- a CDS encoding SAM-dependent methyltransferase, with the protein MALKDRLAREIALTGPMTVADYVTRCLHDPKDGYYATRPALGEGGDFITAPLVSQMFGELIGLWAVETWHRLGAPERFRLVEVGPGDGTLMDDALRAARLAPGFLEACDLILIEPSGPLRAVQERRLGQADVSPRWVRSLAQIDTDAPVILIANEVLDCLPARQFVRTEGGWAERRVGVTDDGGLTFGLVGITGGFEKPDYGMEPGQVIEVSEQQAALGRDLGALLNEATGAALLIDYGRDRPGPGDTLQGLKRHQKVDVLAEPGEADLTQWADFPAVLEAAVRTGADVTGCLGQGEFLRRLGIEARAERLSSGRPEAAPVIARQLARLTAADQMGELFKAAAIFAPRSLGVPGF; encoded by the coding sequence ATGGCGCTGAAGGACCGGCTGGCGCGGGAGATCGCTCTGACGGGGCCGATGACGGTGGCCGACTATGTCACCCGCTGCCTGCACGATCCGAAGGACGGCTACTACGCGACGCGGCCCGCGCTGGGGGAAGGCGGAGACTTCATCACCGCCCCCCTGGTCAGCCAGATGTTCGGGGAGCTGATCGGCCTGTGGGCCGTGGAGACCTGGCATCGGCTGGGGGCTCCGGAACGGTTCCGGCTGGTCGAGGTGGGGCCGGGCGACGGGACTCTGATGGACGACGCGCTGAGGGCAGCGCGGCTCGCTCCGGGATTCCTGGAGGCCTGCGACCTGATCCTGATCGAGCCGTCGGGACCGCTGAGGGCGGTGCAGGAACGCAGACTGGGACAGGCCGACGTCTCGCCGCGCTGGGTCCGGTCGCTGGCGCAGATCGATACGGATGCGCCGGTCATCCTGATCGCCAACGAGGTGCTGGATTGTCTGCCGGCACGCCAGTTCGTGAGAACCGAGGGCGGCTGGGCCGAGCGGCGGGTGGGGGTCACCGACGACGGCGGGCTGACCTTCGGGCTGGTCGGGATCACGGGCGGGTTCGAGAAGCCGGATTACGGGATGGAGCCGGGCCAGGTGATCGAGGTTTCCGAGCAGCAGGCGGCCTTGGGGCGGGATCTCGGGGCCTTGCTGAACGAGGCGACTGGGGCGGCCCTTCTGATCGACTACGGGCGGGACCGGCCGGGGCCGGGGGATACGCTGCAGGGGCTGAAGCGGCACCAGAAGGTGGATGTTCTGGCGGAGCCGGGCGAGGCCGATCTGACCCAGTGGGCGGACTTCCCGGCTGTGCTGGAAGCGGCGGTGCGAACGGGCGCGGATGTGACCGGTTGCCTGGGCCAGGGCGAGTTTCTGAGGCGGCTGGGGATCGAGGCGCGGGCGGAGCGGTTGTCTTCGGGACGGCCCGAGGCGGCGCCGGTGATCGCGAGACAACTGGCCCGACTGACGGCGGCCGATCAGATGGGCGAGCTGTTCAAGGCGGCGGCGATTTTCGCGCCGCGCAGTCTGGGCGTACCGGGGTTCTAA
- the flgH gene encoding flagellar basal body L-ring protein FlgH: MSVMRKSIVALSLAAVSLGACSTAVEAVRGPELAPIGYPAQLVPVSQAYMAPPEQRQAASANSLWRTGARAFFGDQRARNIGDILTVNIDINDQAQTSNTTNRSRSNDITGGVTNFFGLENSLGRAFPGGFDPQNLVGVQGQSNANGTGSVSRSEKVSLTIAAVVTDILSNGNLVIQGRQEVRTNREVRELTVAGIVRPEDISSANTIAHTQIAEARISYGGRGDISRIQATPAAQSLVERFSPF, from the coding sequence ATGTCAGTCATGCGTAAGTCCATCGTCGCCCTCTCCCTCGCCGCCGTTTCGCTCGGCGCCTGCTCCACCGCCGTCGAGGCCGTGCGCGGGCCGGAATTGGCGCCCATCGGTTATCCGGCCCAGCTGGTTCCGGTCAGCCAGGCCTACATGGCCCCGCCGGAACAGCGTCAGGCGGCCAGCGCCAACTCTCTGTGGCGGACCGGCGCCCGGGCCTTCTTCGGCGACCAGCGGGCGCGCAATATCGGCGACATCCTGACCGTCAACATCGACATCAACGACCAGGCGCAGACCTCGAACACCACCAACCGCAGCCGGAGCAACGACATCACGGGCGGCGTCACCAACTTCTTCGGCCTGGAGAACAGCCTGGGCCGCGCCTTCCCCGGCGGCTTCGATCCCCAGAACCTGGTCGGGGTGCAGGGGCAATCCAACGCCAACGGCACCGGCTCGGTCAGCCGCTCGGAAAAGGTCAGCCTGACCATCGCCGCCGTCGTCACCGACATCCTGTCGAACGGCAATCTGGTCATCCAGGGTCGGCAAGAAGTGCGCACCAACCGCGAGGTTCGCGAACTGACCGTCGCCGGCATCGTGCGCCCGGAAGATATTTCCTCGGCCAACACCATCGCCCACACCCAGATCGCCGAGGCGCGCATAAGCTATGGCGGCCGCGGGGACATCAGCCGAATCCAGGCGACCCCGGCGGCGCAGAGCCTGGTGGAACGATTTAGCCCGTTCTAG
- a CDS encoding SDR family oxidoreductase, translating into MAFDFAGKTVMVFGGTSGINLGIAKAFARAGAKLAVASRSQDKVDAAVAQLSDLNPALGYSLDVRDFDAVKAAVADFREKRGTIDVLVSGAAGNFPVPAAALSSNGFKTVTDIDTLGTFHVLRAAHEHLTKPGASIINITAPQAWIPMALQVHVCAAKAGVDMITRTLAIEWGGEGVRVNSVSPGPIDGTEGMDRLAPTPEAKAAAARAVPLRRLGTVDDVADVCLFLASDYARYVSGVVLPADGAWSVGRGFSGLG; encoded by the coding sequence ATGGCGTTCGATTTCGCCGGCAAGACCGTCATGGTCTTCGGCGGCACCTCCGGCATCAACCTCGGCATCGCCAAAGCCTTCGCCAGAGCCGGCGCCAAACTCGCTGTCGCCAGCCGCAGCCAGGACAAGGTCGACGCCGCCGTCGCCCAGCTCTCGGACCTCAACCCGGCCCTGGGCTACAGCCTCGATGTCCGCGACTTCGATGCGGTGAAGGCCGCCGTCGCCGACTTCCGCGAGAAGCGCGGCACGATCGACGTTCTGGTCTCCGGCGCGGCCGGCAACTTCCCGGTCCCGGCCGCCGCCCTCAGCTCCAACGGCTTCAAGACCGTCACCGACATCGACACCCTGGGCACCTTCCACGTCCTGCGCGCCGCCCACGAGCACCTGACCAAGCCGGGCGCCAGCATCATCAACATCACCGCGCCCCAGGCCTGGATCCCGATGGCGCTTCAGGTCCACGTGTGCGCCGCCAAGGCGGGCGTCGACATGATCACCAGGACGCTCGCCATCGAATGGGGCGGGGAGGGGGTGCGGGTGAACTCCGTATCGCCCGGTCCCATCGACGGCACGGAAGGCATGGATCGCCTGGCCCCAACACCCGAAGCCAAGGCCGCCGCCGCCCGCGCAGTGCCTCTGCGTCGTCTCGGAACGGTCGACGACGTGGCCGACGTCTGCCTGTTCCTGGCGTCAGACTACGCCCGCTATGTCTCAGGCGTCGTTCTGCCCGCCGATGGGGCCTGGAGCGTCGGCCGCGGCTTCTCCGGCCTCGGCTAG
- a CDS encoding flagellar basal body-associated FliL family protein: MIKLGKKKDKAPADADDATKLAVAHGAEVEGEAPAKKKLPLLFIIAPVALLVLGGGGAGAFFMLQPKPAAAEGEHGEGAAKGGHGEEKKSGGHGEKKEGGGHGGGGEGGEADPSLGKISEGPDGVTFLTLPDMVVNIQSPDGRPTVMKLGLTLEMHDADLASQLQSEMPRMQDMFQGFLRELRPEDIAGSAGQFQLRAEILRRVNLIAAPSTVDAVLIEEMLVQ, from the coding sequence ATGATCAAGCTTGGCAAGAAGAAGGACAAGGCTCCGGCCGACGCCGACGACGCGACCAAGCTCGCCGTCGCCCACGGCGCCGAGGTGGAGGGCGAGGCCCCGGCGAAGAAGAAGCTGCCGCTCCTGTTCATCATCGCCCCTGTGGCTCTCCTGGTTCTGGGCGGCGGCGGGGCGGGGGCCTTCTTCATGCTCCAGCCCAAGCCCGCCGCGGCCGAAGGCGAGCACGGCGAGGGAGCCGCCAAAGGCGGCCACGGTGAAGAGAAGAAGAGCGGCGGTCACGGCGAGAAGAAGGAAGGCGGCGGCCACGGCGGCGGCGGCGAGGGCGGCGAAGCCGATCCGTCGCTGGGCAAGATCTCGGAAGGCCCCGACGGCGTCACTTTCCTGACCCTTCCCGACATGGTCGTGAACATCCAGTCGCCCGACGGTCGTCCGACGGTGATGAAGCTGGGCCTCACCCTGGAGATGCACGACGCCGACCTGGCTTCACAACTCCAGTCCGAGATGCCGCGCATGCAGGACATGTTCCAGGGCTTCCTGCGCGAACTTCGTCCCGAGGACATCGCCGGCTCGGCCGGCCAGTTCCAGCTGCGCGCCGAAATCCTGCGCCGCGTGAACCTGATCGCCGCGCCCTCCACGGTCGACGCCGTGCTGATCGAAGAAATGCTCGTCCAGTAA
- the fliM gene encoding flagellar motor switch protein FliM: MADTDELDPFAAADAFGEDRTSAASERVLNQDEIDNLLGFDLGDGDDSERTGIRAIINSALVSYERLPMLEIVFDRLVRLMTTSLRNFTSDNVEVSLDNISSIRFGDYLNSIPLPAILAVFRAEELDNYGLLTVDSNLIYSIVDVLLGGRRGTAALRIEGRPYTTIERVLVQRMVEVILADAQAAFEPLTPVHFNLDRLETNPRFAAIARPANAAILVKLRIDMEDRGGRVELLLPYATLEPIRKMLLQQFMGEKFGRDNIWEGHLATELWTTDTEVRAVLDEQSAPLSTVLNLKVGDTFMLNATPESDVSIRCGSIPVTTGKMGRKGQHIAVRVEAPISIEAASSLTKGKR; the protein is encoded by the coding sequence ATGGCCGATACGGACGAACTGGATCCGTTCGCCGCCGCCGACGCCTTCGGCGAGGACCGGACCAGTGCGGCCTCCGAACGGGTCCTGAACCAGGACGAGATCGACAATCTCCTGGGCTTCGACCTCGGCGACGGAGACGATTCCGAACGCACCGGCATCCGCGCCATCATCAACTCCGCGCTCGTCTCCTACGAGCGTCTGCCGATGCTCGAGATCGTCTTCGACCGCCTGGTGCGGTTGATGACGACGTCGCTTCGCAACTTCACCTCCGACAACGTCGAGGTGTCGCTCGACAACATCTCCTCGATCCGCTTCGGCGACTATCTGAACTCCATCCCGCTGCCGGCCATCCTCGCGGTCTTCCGCGCCGAGGAGCTGGACAACTACGGCCTGCTGACGGTCGATTCCAACCTGATCTATTCGATCGTCGACGTGCTGCTGGGCGGTCGTCGCGGCACGGCGGCGCTGCGGATCGAGGGCCGACCCTACACCACGATCGAGCGCGTCCTGGTCCAGCGGATGGTCGAGGTCATCCTGGCCGACGCCCAGGCCGCCTTCGAGCCCCTGACGCCCGTCCACTTCAACCTGGACCGTCTGGAGACCAACCCCCGCTTCGCCGCCATCGCCCGTCCCGCGAACGCGGCGATCCTGGTCAAGCTGAGGATCGACATGGAGGATCGTGGCGGCCGGGTCGAACTGCTCCTGCCCTACGCCACCCTCGAACCCATCCGGAAGATGCTGCTGCAGCAGTTCATGGGTGAGAAGTTCGGCCGCGACAACATCTGGGAAGGCCACCTGGCCACCGAGCTCTGGACCACGGACACCGAGGTCCGCGCCGTGCTGGACGAACAGTCCGCCCCGCTCTCGACCGTTCTGAACCTCAAGGTCGGCGACACCTTCATGCTCAACGCCACGCCCGAGTCCGACGTCTCGATCCGCTGCGGCTCGATCCCGGTCACGACCGGCAAGATGGGCCGCAAGGGCCAGCATATCGCCGTGAGGGTCGAGGCTCCGATCTCGATCGAGGCCGCCTCCAGCCTGACCAAGGGAAAGCGCTGA
- the flgG gene encoding flagellar basal-body rod protein FlgG, which translates to MRALRTAASGMAAQQLNVEVISNNIANMNTIGYKRQRAEFQDLIYQNVERMGAQSSSQGTVVPTGIQVGLGVKAGSVYRITDQGTPTQTGSDYDVAIDGQGYFQVTLPSGEIGFTRAGNFSLSGEGQLVTEDGYAVEPAISIPQDAVDVIISKTGQVQVISAGSPEAATVGQLELATFFNEAGLEAIGDNLLLETAASGPATTGTPGETGFGQLLQGYTEASNVDAVTEISALIIAQRAYEMNSKVITTADEMMSVSAQVKS; encoded by the coding sequence ATGCGCGCACTTCGCACCGCCGCCTCCGGCATGGCCGCCCAGCAGCTGAACGTGGAGGTCATCTCCAACAACATCGCGAACATGAACACCATTGGCTACAAGCGCCAACGGGCCGAATTCCAGGACCTGATCTACCAGAACGTCGAACGGATGGGCGCGCAGTCGTCCAGCCAGGGCACGGTCGTCCCGACCGGCATCCAGGTCGGCCTGGGCGTCAAGGCGGGCAGCGTCTATCGCATCACCGACCAGGGCACCCCGACCCAGACCGGCAGCGACTATGATGTCGCCATCGACGGCCAGGGCTATTTCCAGGTGACCTTGCCCTCTGGCGAGATCGGGTTCACCCGGGCCGGCAACTTCTCCCTGTCGGGCGAAGGCCAGCTGGTGACCGAGGACGGCTATGCGGTGGAGCCGGCCATCTCGATCCCGCAGGACGCGGTCGATGTGATCATCTCCAAGACCGGCCAGGTGCAGGTCATCTCGGCGGGTTCGCCGGAGGCCGCGACGGTCGGCCAGTTGGAGCTGGCGACCTTCTTCAACGAGGCGGGTCTGGAAGCCATCGGCGACAACCTGCTGCTGGAAACCGCAGCCTCGGGTCCGGCCACCACGGGCACGCCCGGCGAGACCGGCTTCGGGCAACTTCTGCAGGGCTATACCGAAGCGTCGAACGTGGACGCCGTGACCGAGATCAGCGCCCTGATCATCGCCCAGCGCGCCTATGAGATGAACTCCAAGGTCATCACCACGGCCGACGAGATGATGAGCGTCTCGGCCCAGGTGAAGAGCTGA
- the flgF gene encoding flagellar basal-body rod protein FlgF — protein MENAAYIGLSRQMTLRRELDIAANNIANADTTGFKVEQLLLGTEVGSRARNDAVRPGVSFVLDKGVGRDFAQGSLQQTGRDLDFAIDGEGVFFKVQDGAGEAYTRDGAFTISPEGELTTKAGNPVLGDGGPIVIDPAQGPITVADDGNISQNGVTIAQLALARFDNLAVLSKEGDGLYRNSSNATPIDAAGAQVRQGMLEGSNVNPLVEITQLIEISRAYERATKMIENVQDLSRRSVERLGRSS, from the coding sequence GTGGAAAACGCCGCCTACATCGGACTGTCCCGGCAGATGACTCTGCGTCGCGAACTCGACATCGCGGCCAACAACATCGCCAATGCGGACACCACCGGCTTCAAGGTCGAGCAGCTGCTGCTTGGCACCGAGGTCGGCAGCCGTGCGCGCAACGACGCGGTGCGGCCGGGCGTCAGCTTCGTGCTGGACAAGGGCGTGGGCCGGGACTTCGCGCAGGGCTCGCTGCAGCAGACGGGCCGCGACCTGGACTTCGCCATCGACGGCGAGGGCGTCTTCTTCAAGGTGCAGGACGGGGCCGGTGAGGCCTACACCCGCGACGGCGCCTTCACCATCAGCCCCGAGGGCGAGCTGACGACCAAGGCCGGCAACCCGGTGCTGGGCGACGGCGGCCCGATCGTCATCGACCCGGCGCAGGGCCCCATCACCGTCGCCGACGACGGCAACATCAGCCAAAACGGCGTCACCATCGCCCAGCTGGCCCTGGCGCGGTTCGACAACCTGGCGGTCCTCTCCAAGGAGGGCGACGGCCTGTACCGCAACAGCTCCAACGCCACGCCCATCGACGCCGCCGGCGCCCAGGTCCGTCAGGGCATGCTCGAGGGCTCGAACGTCAATCCCCTCGTCGAAATCACCCAGTTGATCGAGATCAGCCGCGCCTACGAACGCGCGACCAAGATGATCGAGAACGTCCAGGACCTGTCCCGCCGCTCAGTCGAGCGGCTGGGCCGGTCGAGCTAA
- a CDS encoding DUF6468 domain-containing protein — translation MTGMILDAVLMLLLVAALGYGVRLEKKLTQLRAGQLAFAGAVTELNAACTRAENALGSLRASGEEADLLHDRILKARALKADLEQLMARSGRAPLAETRAGPRLEETRAEVRAAPARPAPEPAARPVAPVVADPDDRAFRMAALAERIHGLAAPAPAAAGAGNVQAILHALTANQAAKQSLNRARVNLAADDDLFAA, via the coding sequence ATGACCGGCATGATCCTCGACGCCGTCCTGATGCTGCTGCTGGTGGCCGCCCTCGGCTACGGCGTCCGCCTCGAGAAGAAGCTGACCCAGCTCCGCGCCGGCCAGCTGGCCTTCGCCGGCGCCGTCACCGAACTCAACGCCGCCTGCACCCGCGCCGAGAACGCGCTCGGTTCGCTCCGCGCCTCGGGCGAGGAGGCGGACCTCCTGCACGACCGCATCCTCAAGGCCCGCGCCCTGAAGGCCGACCTGGAACAGCTGATGGCCCGCAGCGGTCGCGCGCCCCTAGCCGAAACCCGCGCCGGTCCGCGCCTGGAGGAGACTCGCGCCGAGGTCCGCGCCGCGCCTGCCCGCCCGGCGCCCGAGCCTGCCGCCAGGCCCGTCGCCCCCGTCGTCGCCGACCCCGACGACCGCGCCTTCCGCATGGCGGCGCTTGCCGAGCGCATCCACGGCCTGGCTGCTCCGGCCCCCGCCGCGGCCGGCGCCGGCAACGTCCAGGCCATCCTGCACGCCCTGACCGCTAACCAAGCCGCGAAGCAATCCCTCAACCGTGCGCGCGTAAACCTCGCTGCCGACGACGACCTTTTCGCCGCATAA
- the pgeF gene encoding peptidoglycan editing factor PgeF: protein MSDLQPITHPLLETAGVRHGFFTRRGGVSTGLYEGLNTGLGSADDPEAVAENRRRIAAHLGGGSDDLAACYQIHSAITRVAEGPWAGERPEGDAVVTATVGVIPGVLTADCAPVLLADAQARVVGAVHAGWKGALGGVVHSAVAAMEALGARPERIVAVVGPCIAQSSYEVGADFQERFEHHDPGSERFFIKGGTADKRMFDLPGFVLWRLKQAGVGEAAWTGHDTCADEAAFYSNRRAYQRDQPDFGRLMSAIALA from the coding sequence ATGAGCGACTTGCAACCGATCACCCATCCGCTGCTGGAGACCGCCGGGGTGCGGCATGGGTTCTTCACGCGGCGGGGCGGGGTCTCGACCGGGCTCTATGAGGGGCTGAACACCGGTCTGGGGTCGGCGGACGATCCGGAGGCGGTGGCGGAGAACCGGCGGCGGATCGCGGCGCATCTGGGGGGCGGGTCCGATGATCTGGCGGCCTGCTATCAGATCCATTCGGCGATCACGCGGGTGGCCGAAGGGCCCTGGGCCGGGGAGCGACCGGAGGGGGACGCCGTGGTGACCGCGACCGTGGGAGTGATCCCCGGCGTGCTGACCGCGGACTGCGCGCCCGTGCTTCTGGCCGATGCGCAGGCGCGGGTGGTGGGCGCGGTTCATGCGGGCTGGAAGGGGGCGCTCGGCGGGGTCGTGCATTCGGCCGTCGCGGCGATGGAGGCGCTGGGCGCGCGGCCGGAGCGGATCGTCGCCGTCGTGGGGCCCTGTATCGCGCAGAGCTCCTATGAGGTCGGGGCCGATTTTCAGGAGCGGTTCGAGCACCACGATCCGGGCTCGGAGAGGTTCTTCATAAAGGGTGGGACGGCCGACAAGCGGATGTTCGATCTGCCGGGCTTCGTGCTGTGGCGACTGAAGCAGGCCGGGGTCGGCGAGGCCGCTTGGACTGGGCACGACACCTGTGCGGACGAGGCCGCCTTCTACTCTAACCGGCGGGCGTATCAGCGTGACCAGCCGGACTTCGGACGCCTGATGTCGGCGATCGCGCTGGCCTGA
- the flgA gene encoding flagellar basal body P-ring formation chaperone FlgA, with translation MTRLLAPTLFMALAALALAASPAFAGPVTLKANPVDADGSVTLGDIFDGAGSAAGVVVASRAGPSVVFEAGQLQAMASRAGLQWANPQGLRRVVVRNAAMAPGAAPAAGAATPAVARQGATVEVLTYARNLAAGDVIQPEDVIWSTVQAHLAQGGSPSDPDMVVGLSARRALRAGAVVGQRDLISPRVIARNDMVEVAYIAGGVTLTVTGRATRDAAVGQPVPILNTTSGRTIDAIASGPGQARAGAAARASAPNQFAR, from the coding sequence ATGACCCGTCTTCTGGCCCCCACCCTGTTCATGGCGCTGGCGGCGCTGGCCCTGGCCGCCTCCCCTGCCTTCGCCGGACCGGTGACGCTGAAGGCCAATCCGGTCGACGCCGACGGCAGCGTGACCCTGGGCGACATCTTCGACGGGGCCGGATCGGCCGCAGGGGTCGTGGTCGCCAGCCGCGCCGGGCCCTCGGTCGTCTTCGAGGCCGGACAGCTGCAGGCGATGGCTTCGCGCGCCGGTCTGCAGTGGGCCAACCCCCAGGGGCTGCGCCGCGTGGTGGTGCGCAACGCCGCCATGGCGCCGGGCGCCGCGCCCGCCGCCGGAGCCGCGACGCCGGCCGTGGCCCGTCAGGGCGCGACGGTCGAGGTTCTGACCTACGCCCGCAACCTGGCGGCCGGAGACGTGATCCAGCCGGAAGACGTCATCTGGTCCACCGTACAGGCGCATCTGGCGCAAGGCGGGTCGCCGTCCGATCCGGACATGGTCGTTGGCTTGAGCGCCCGCCGGGCCCTGCGCGCCGGGGCCGTGGTCGGCCAGCGGGATCTGATCTCTCCGCGCGTGATCGCCAGGAACGACATGGTCGAAGTCGCCTATATCGCGGGCGGGGTGACCCTGACCGTCACCGGCCGTGCAACCCGCGACGCCGCCGTCGGCCAGCCGGTGCCAATCCTGAACACCACGTCCGGCCGCACCATCGACGCCATCGCCTCGGGTCCCGGTCAGGCCCGCGCGGGCGCCGCAGCCCGCGCCTCCGCTCCCAACCAGTTCGCCCGATAG
- a CDS encoding DUF3297 family protein has translation MSDTPPDRLSVNPNNKYYDAEVLQRGVGVRFKGEEKTNVDEYCVSEGWVRLAVGKAVDRKGNALTVKLQGTVEPYFQSGVDEGE, from the coding sequence ATGTCCGACACGCCCCCCGACCGCCTCTCGGTCAACCCGAACAACAAATACTACGACGCCGAGGTGCTTCAGCGCGGCGTGGGCGTGCGTTTCAAGGGCGAGGAAAAGACCAACGTCGACGAATACTGCGTCTCCGAAGGCTGGGTCCGCCTCGCCGTCGGCAAGGCCGTCGACCGCAAGGGCAACGCCCTGACTGTCAAACTGCAAGGCACGGTGGAACCCTACTTCCAGAGCGGCGTGGACGAGGGCGAGTAA